In Cytophagales bacterium, the following are encoded in one genomic region:
- a CDS encoding redoxin domain-containing protein gives MMLDDSILILILGFLTVVVAFNLWLNFRIIRAIRLLPISKPTPQNLEAGTLIPNFPLEGRFDKSTVDLSQYAAYAKVFVFLASKCSKCKTKLPEIQNSLDRAVEQGVMLRILTLESKGRMKTFLEDKALFDVTVTTDQTTYDFLNPQGTSPYYLFIDAENILQAEGFIGDENWSNFMEQLSPSN, from the coding sequence ATGATGCTCGATGATTCCATATTGATCCTGATATTGGGATTCCTTACCGTGGTGGTTGCTTTCAATCTGTGGCTAAACTTTCGGATCATTCGCGCAATTCGTTTACTTCCTATATCTAAACCAACACCACAAAACCTGGAAGCAGGGACTTTAATCCCAAACTTTCCGCTGGAGGGGCGGTTCGATAAGAGCACTGTAGACCTGAGCCAATATGCTGCTTATGCCAAGGTCTTTGTATTCCTGGCTTCCAAATGTAGTAAGTGCAAAACCAAATTGCCCGAGATACAAAACTCACTCGATCGAGCTGTTGAACAAGGAGTGATGCTAAGGATCCTTACCCTGGAATCGAAAGGACGGATGAAAACATTTCTGGAGGATAAAGCACTCTTTGATGTGACTGTGACCACTGATCAAACGACCTATGATTTCCTTAACCCACAAGGGACATCACCTTATTACCTGTTCATAGATGCGGAGAATATCCTGCAGGCAGAAGGGTTTATCGGCGATGAGAACTGGAGTAATTTCATGGAGCAACTAAGTCCGAGTAACTAA
- a CDS encoding MauE/DoxX family redox-associated membrane protein — translation MEMKIYLTEFSRLFIFMVLLFSAIGKGRTFGQFKENLSQSFKVPAQWTTALTTLIIMLEGLLAMVIFMNNQFTPLAMLCALILFTGFTILISITVIQDRLVRCNCFGQDDEYISYLDIIRNVVLILACGFYVIAHETILLETPIQLILLGMAFIAFLVITNLKNIHTISRDPN, via the coding sequence ATGGAGATGAAGATTTATCTCACGGAGTTCAGCAGGCTTTTCATTTTTATGGTCTTGCTATTTTCTGCTATTGGTAAGGGCCGCACATTCGGACAGTTCAAAGAAAATCTTAGCCAATCTTTCAAGGTTCCTGCTCAGTGGACCACCGCTTTGACAACCTTAATCATTATGTTAGAAGGATTGCTGGCTATGGTAATTTTCATGAATAACCAGTTTACACCTCTGGCTATGCTGTGTGCATTGATTTTATTCACAGGTTTTACCATTCTGATATCAATCACAGTGATCCAGGATCGGTTAGTCCGATGTAATTGCTTTGGTCAGGATGACGAATACATTTCTTATCTGGACATTATTCGAAATGTAGTGCTCATTCTTGCCTGCGGTTTTTATGTGATCGCCCATGAAACTATCTTATTGGAAACACCAATACAATTGATATTATTAGGAATGGCCTTCATTGCGTTTTTGGTCATTACCAATTTGAAAAACATTCACACGATTTCACGAGATCCCAATTGA
- a CDS encoding glycosyltransferase, translating to MVSCCVITKNEERHLDRCLSSVKGIASEIIVVDSGSTDATISIAERHDATIIKIDWIDDFAYARNIAIQKAREPWILFLDADESLKEGQTLLKKVSKVKADVGGVVLSRYDHFINPETGKQTTVPVGIVRLFRNDPNISFEYHVHEVVGPSIQRAGSKFAYLDKPIIFHHIDLHTKAFLIRKQTYYLSLLDQGLEVQPNDAWLTYQKAKTLWFFEQNKEALHLFQSITVQGTEQEIRIAAYNNAGVLLGQAGEYALAEEMLNKSLELQSHQSQTHYLLGDLHERFGQPGKAIRHYNKVRTKLHLIGGKSYVPGGLFLFRYQKYYRLALCYKSRRLGPLANYYLDRSLKINPNYVDAIFLKAKWSIRSGKEESAKHLLDQILELNPEWEAPKALRSSSF from the coding sequence GTGGTCAGTTGTTGCGTTATTACAAAAAATGAAGAGAGGCATTTAGATAGATGCCTCTCTTCAGTTAAAGGTATTGCAAGTGAGATCATTGTGGTGGATAGTGGGTCGACTGATGCAACAATATCTATTGCTGAGCGACATGACGCCACGATCATAAAAATAGATTGGATCGATGATTTTGCCTATGCACGAAACATCGCCATTCAAAAAGCACGTGAGCCCTGGATCCTGTTTTTGGATGCGGACGAATCTTTGAAAGAAGGACAAACCCTATTAAAAAAGGTATCTAAAGTCAAAGCTGACGTGGGAGGGGTGGTGCTTTCTCGATACGACCATTTCATCAATCCGGAAACTGGTAAGCAAACAACCGTACCGGTCGGCATTGTACGTTTATTTAGAAACGACCCAAACATCTCATTTGAATACCACGTGCATGAAGTGGTGGGACCATCCATTCAGAGGGCCGGTTCAAAGTTTGCCTACCTGGATAAGCCTATCATTTTTCATCACATTGACCTTCATACCAAGGCATTCCTTATCCGCAAGCAGACATATTATCTCAGCCTATTGGATCAAGGTTTGGAAGTTCAGCCGAATGATGCATGGCTTACCTATCAAAAGGCCAAGACCCTATGGTTTTTTGAACAAAACAAGGAAGCGCTTCATTTGTTTCAGTCGATTACAGTTCAGGGAACAGAACAGGAGATCCGGATTGCAGCTTATAACAATGCGGGGGTTTTACTTGGACAAGCAGGTGAATATGCGCTGGCTGAGGAGATGCTCAATAAAAGTTTGGAGTTACAATCCCATCAATCACAAACTCACTATTTACTAGGAGACCTGCACGAAAGATTTGGTCAACCTGGTAAGGCGATCAGACACTACAATAAGGTTAGGACCAAACTGCATTTGATCGGTGGCAAGTCTTACGTTCCAGGGGGACTGTTTTTATTCCGTTATCAAAAGTATTACCGGCTTGCACTATGCTATAAGTCCAGAAGGCTGGGACCTTTGGCCAACTACTATTTGGATAGGTCACTTAAGATAAATCCAAACTACGTTGATGCAATTTTCTTAAAGGCAAAATGGTCGATTCGGTCTGGAAAAGAAGAATCGGCCAAACATCTATTGGATCAAATATTGGAATTGAATCCTGAATGGGAAGCCCCTAAGGCGCTAAGGTCGAGTTCTTTTTAG